In Xanthomonas sp. SI, the following are encoded in one genomic region:
- a CDS encoding ScpA family protein: protein MTSELALDANPPIQQTAPQQQEMPLAVVHGQPVLQIPQDLYIPPDALEVILDAFEGPLDLLLYLIRRQNLDILDIPVAEITRQYVDYINVMQELRFELAAEYLVMAAILAEIKSRMLLPRPPAQEGEEADPRAELVRRLQEYERFKQAAEDIDALPRQDRDTTPVQAHVPDRAAVKLPPPVELKEMLLALYDVLKRAELFSGHAIKREALSVRQRMGDVLSRLDDGRFYRFESLFSAEEGKLGVLVTFLALLELAKEQLLDIVQEPMDQVVRNGERLPLAPIYVKSLALGNTNEPLQFNSEFDDIDAANDPT from the coding sequence ATGACCTCCGAACTCGCGCTCGACGCGAACCCGCCAATCCAGCAGACCGCGCCACAGCAGCAGGAAATGCCGCTGGCGGTGGTGCATGGGCAGCCGGTCTTGCAGATCCCGCAGGACCTGTACATCCCGCCGGATGCGCTGGAAGTCATCCTGGATGCGTTCGAAGGCCCGCTGGACCTGCTGCTGTACCTGATCCGCCGGCAGAACCTGGACATCCTGGACATCCCCGTCGCCGAGATCACCCGGCAGTACGTGGACTACATCAACGTGATGCAGGAGCTGCGCTTCGAACTGGCGGCCGAATACCTGGTGATGGCCGCGATCCTGGCCGAGATCAAGTCGCGGATGCTGCTGCCGCGGCCGCCGGCGCAGGAAGGCGAGGAAGCCGATCCGCGTGCCGAACTGGTCCGCCGCTTGCAGGAGTACGAACGCTTCAAGCAGGCCGCCGAGGACATCGACGCGCTGCCGCGGCAGGACCGCGACACCACGCCGGTGCAGGCGCATGTGCCGGACCGCGCCGCGGTGAAGCTGCCGCCGCCGGTGGAGTTGAAGGAGATGCTGCTGGCGCTGTACGACGTGCTCAAGCGCGCCGAGCTGTTCAGCGGCCACGCGATCAAGCGCGAGGCGCTGAGCGTGCGGCAGCGGATGGGCGATGTGCTGAGCCGCCTGGACGACGGCCGCTTCTACCGTTTCGAATCGCTGTTCAGCGCCGAGGAAGGCAAGCTGGGCGTGCTGGTCACCTTCCTGGCCTTGCTGGAACTGGCCAAGGAACAGCTGCTGGACATCGTCCAGGAGCCGATGGATCAGGTCGTTCGCAACGGCGAACGGCTGCCGCTGGCGCCGATCTACGTCAAGTCGCTGGCGCTGGGCAACACCAACGAACCGCTGCAGTTCAACAGCGAGTTCGACGATATCGACGCCGCCAACGACCCTACCTGA
- the scpB gene encoding SMC-Scp complex subunit ScpB, giving the protein MDQALINRIVEAALLAANQPLPLAQLHGLFPEDEPAPPGSIERALEQLREACAGRGVELVEVASGFRYQVNSEVHPWVARLWTERKTRYTRATLETLALIAYRQPITRGEIEQVRGVAVSSNIIQALEEREWIRVVGHRDVPGKPALFGTTKGFLDYFGLKRLDELPPLSELKDIGELEPQLQLDRDTLPVGDMAQAGAADADADTDAAKPAADADAADAPPAEASVDNDTTSDPETAPDPDAQAEADSAADPHAADDSAVAHSDTDTERETDADAATATASSADTAPTGEPEAAPGERAADANEAEDNAVATTTVAVDDADSEPQADAPRAGRSQVNE; this is encoded by the coding sequence ATGGATCAAGCGCTGATCAACCGCATCGTCGAGGCTGCCCTGCTCGCCGCCAACCAACCGCTGCCGCTGGCCCAGCTGCACGGCCTGTTCCCCGAGGACGAGCCGGCACCGCCGGGCAGCATCGAGCGGGCGCTGGAGCAATTGCGCGAGGCCTGCGCCGGACGCGGCGTGGAACTGGTGGAAGTGGCTTCCGGCTTCCGCTACCAGGTCAACAGCGAGGTGCACCCGTGGGTGGCGCGGCTGTGGACCGAGCGCAAGACCCGCTACACCCGCGCCACGCTGGAGACCCTGGCGCTGATCGCCTACCGCCAGCCGATCACCCGCGGCGAGATCGAGCAGGTGCGCGGCGTGGCGGTCAGCAGCAACATCATCCAGGCGCTGGAAGAGCGCGAGTGGATCCGCGTGGTCGGCCACCGCGACGTGCCCGGCAAGCCGGCGCTGTTCGGCACCACCAAGGGCTTCCTCGACTACTTCGGGCTCAAGCGCCTGGACGAACTGCCGCCGCTGTCGGAACTGAAGGACATCGGCGAACTGGAACCGCAACTGCAGCTGGACCGCGACACCCTGCCGGTCGGCGACATGGCCCAGGCCGGAGCGGCCGACGCCGACGCGGACACCGACGCGGCCAAGCCGGCAGCGGATGCCGACGCAGCCGACGCGCCGCCCGCCGAGGCGAGCGTCGACAACGACACCACATCCGATCCGGAGACTGCACCCGATCCGGACGCACAGGCCGAAGCCGACAGCGCAGCCGATCCGCACGCTGCGGACGACAGCGCCGTCGCACACAGCGATACAGACACCGAACGCGAGACCGATGCAGACGCCGCCACGGCGACTGCCTCGTCTGCAGACACCGCCCCGACGGGCGAACCCGAAGCCGCGCCGGGCGAGCGCGCGGCGGATGCGAACGAAGCCGAAGACAACGCCGTCGCGACGACGACCGTGGCTGTTGACGATGCCGATTCCGAACCACAGGCCGACGCACCCCGCGCCGGCCGGAGCCAAGTAAATGAGTGA
- a CDS encoding YciI family protein yields the protein MWYVIEGYDGADALPRRAAARPAHLARLEALQAAGRLLLAGPCPAIDAEDPGPAGFSGSLVVAAFDSLAQARAWAEADPYVAAGVYARVEVRPFRKTLP from the coding sequence ATGTGGTACGTGATCGAGGGATACGACGGCGCCGATGCGCTGCCGCGGCGGGCGGCGGCACGGCCGGCGCACCTGGCCAGGCTGGAGGCCTTGCAGGCCGCCGGACGCCTGCTGCTGGCCGGTCCATGCCCGGCGATCGACGCCGAGGACCCGGGTCCGGCCGGCTTCAGCGGCAGCCTGGTGGTGGCGGCGTTCGACTCGCTGGCGCAGGCCCGGGCCTGGGCCGAGGCCGATCCGTATGTGGCGGCGGGCGTCTACGCGCGGGTCGAAGTGCGGCCGTTCCGGAAGACGTTGCCGTGA
- a CDS encoding BolA family protein, with protein sequence MSETAAGRVERIRAALQAAFAPQALEVEDDSHRHAGHAGARDGRGHFNVRIVSPAFAGMAPLARHRAVYAALGTMMQTDIHALSIRAEAPRDAA encoded by the coding sequence CTGAGCGAGACGGCCGCGGGCCGGGTCGAGCGCATCCGCGCCGCACTGCAGGCCGCGTTCGCGCCGCAGGCGCTGGAGGTCGAGGACGACAGCCACCGCCATGCCGGCCATGCCGGCGCGCGCGACGGGCGCGGTCATTTCAATGTCCGCATCGTCAGTCCGGCCTTCGCCGGCATGGCGCCGCTGGCCCGGCACCGCGCGGTCTATGCCGCGCTCGGCACGATGATGCAGACCGATATCCATGCGCTGTCGATCCGCGCCGAGGCGCCGCGCGACGCCGCCTGA
- a CDS encoding LacI family DNA-binding transcriptional regulator, whose product MAKSAVTIKDVAREARVSVATVSRALNGHENVAEPVRKLVLEVAERLRYSPHAAARSLSSRRTQTLGVVLPDLYGEFFSELIRGIDGAARARRQHLLVSSYHGDPEEQGRALRAMRGRVDGLLVLSPYAERPGFLTDNLPQALPTVLINTYLPGAEYPVLSIDDHAGAMAMTEHLLAMGHRRIAFVGGPELNFDARERLRGFRDAIAAHPGEVQGQEFPGQFDEASGHRAGQAMLQSGTLPDAVFAANDMTALGCLYAFAQAGVRVPDDIALAGFDDIPLARFVHPSLTTMQVSIAGLGEQAMRRLLQLIDQPGNDEGLRQTLTPLLVVRDSSRKVSKE is encoded by the coding sequence ATGGCGAAGAGCGCGGTCACCATCAAAGATGTCGCACGCGAGGCCCGGGTATCGGTGGCCACGGTGTCGCGTGCGCTCAACGGGCACGAGAACGTCGCCGAGCCGGTGCGCAAGTTGGTGCTGGAAGTGGCCGAGCGGCTGCGCTACAGCCCGCATGCGGCCGCGCGCAGCCTCAGCAGTCGCCGTACCCAGACCCTGGGTGTGGTGCTGCCGGACCTGTACGGCGAGTTCTTCTCCGAGTTGATCCGTGGCATCGACGGCGCGGCGCGCGCGCGCCGCCAGCATCTGCTGGTGTCCAGCTACCACGGCGATCCGGAAGAGCAGGGCCGCGCGCTGCGCGCCATGCGCGGGCGCGTGGATGGCCTGCTGGTGCTGTCGCCGTACGCCGAGCGGCCTGGTTTCCTCACCGACAACCTGCCGCAGGCGCTGCCGACGGTGCTGATCAACACCTATCTGCCGGGCGCCGAATATCCGGTGCTGAGCATCGACGACCATGCCGGCGCGATGGCGATGACCGAGCACCTGCTGGCGATGGGCCATCGCCGCATCGCCTTCGTCGGCGGCCCGGAACTGAACTTCGATGCGCGCGAACGCCTGCGCGGGTTCCGCGACGCGATCGCCGCGCATCCGGGCGAGGTGCAGGGCCAGGAGTTTCCCGGACAGTTCGACGAAGCCTCGGGCCATCGTGCCGGGCAGGCGATGCTGCAGTCGGGCACGTTGCCCGACGCGGTGTTCGCCGCCAACGACATGACCGCGCTCGGCTGCCTGTACGCCTTCGCCCAGGCCGGCGTGCGCGTGCCCGACGACATCGCGCTGGCCGGCTTCGACGACATCCCGCTGGCGCGTTTCGTTCACCCGTCTCTCACCACCATGCAGGTGAGTATCGCCGGCCTCGGCGAGCAGGCGATGCGGCGCCTGCTGCAGTTGATCGACCAACCGGGCAACGACGAGGGGCTGCGGCAGACGCTGACGCCGCTGCTCGTCGTGCGCGATTCCAGTCGCAAGGTCAGTAAGGAATAG
- a CDS encoding pseudouridine synthase produces the protein MSDTSRKPSLNKLSLKRDAAEQPKLEERLHKVLAQAGLGSRRALEQRIADGLVKVNGEVAQTGMSVKSGDRIELDGRSFVASALTEPARVLIYNKPEGEVTTREDPEGRPTIFEALPALKGARWIAIGRLDINTTGLLLLTTDGEMANAMMHPSYEIEREYVVRVRAPEGEDKVPDSMVERLSRGVLLEDGGAKFDEIERIGGTDSHDWFRVVVKEGRNREVRRLWESQGCQVSRLKRTRYGKVGLPRELLRGQSLELAQDKVEALRAELKLEEGTPSALTLQPVIGQRKAAKATVQVGRGGNAYVNGHNVADEGRELRRFDNFREDRGRGRGGKKPHGGLTVSGEMAAQQAQKPFKQRTPKGPKPLPDGNPAAFRTWYVPDGVSTGPTGHRNAGPAAARGPGQGQGQGQGRPYGKPRPAGAGAGQGAGQGRGGQGQGQGQRKAHPYGHPGNAPSFPSDHANPGFSPYGAAPRSARPAGPRADGQKRGPGGPGGPGGRPGGNRPGGGRPGGGGRPGGGGNRGPRGGG, from the coding sequence ATGAGTGACACCTCCCGCAAGCCGTCGTTGAACAAGCTCTCGCTCAAGCGCGATGCCGCCGAGCAGCCGAAACTGGAAGAACGCCTGCACAAGGTCCTGGCGCAGGCCGGCCTGGGGTCGCGCCGCGCGCTGGAGCAGCGCATCGCCGACGGCCTGGTCAAGGTCAACGGCGAGGTCGCGCAGACCGGCATGTCGGTCAAGAGCGGCGACAGGATCGAGCTGGACGGCCGCAGCTTCGTCGCCAGCGCGCTGACCGAGCCGGCGCGCGTGCTGATCTACAACAAGCCCGAAGGCGAAGTGACCACGCGCGAAGACCCCGAAGGCCGCCCGACCATCTTCGAGGCGCTGCCGGCACTGAAGGGCGCGCGCTGGATCGCGATCGGCCGCCTGGACATCAACACCACCGGCCTGCTGCTGCTGACCACCGATGGCGAAATGGCCAACGCCATGATGCATCCGTCCTACGAGATCGAGCGCGAGTACGTGGTGCGCGTGCGCGCCCCGGAAGGCGAGGACAAGGTGCCCGACAGCATGGTCGAGCGCCTCTCGCGCGGCGTGCTGCTGGAAGACGGCGGCGCCAAGTTCGACGAGATCGAACGCATCGGCGGCACCGATTCGCACGACTGGTTCCGCGTGGTGGTCAAGGAAGGCCGCAACCGCGAAGTGCGCCGGCTGTGGGAATCGCAGGGTTGCCAGGTCAGCCGCCTCAAGCGCACCCGCTACGGCAAGGTCGGCCTGCCGCGCGAGCTGCTGCGCGGGCAATCGCTGGAGTTGGCGCAGGACAAGGTCGAGGCGCTGCGCGCCGAACTGAAGCTGGAAGAAGGTACCCCGTCGGCGCTGACCCTGCAGCCGGTGATCGGCCAGCGCAAGGCGGCCAAGGCCACCGTGCAGGTCGGCCGCGGCGGCAATGCCTACGTCAACGGCCACAACGTCGCCGACGAAGGCCGCGAGCTGCGCCGCTTCGACAACTTCCGCGAGGACCGCGGCCGCGGCCGCGGCGGCAAGAAGCCGCACGGCGGGCTGACCGTCAGCGGCGAGATGGCCGCCCAGCAGGCGCAGAAGCCGTTCAAGCAGCGCACCCCGAAGGGGCCCAAGCCGCTGCCGGACGGCAACCCCGCCGCGTTCCGCACCTGGTACGTGCCCGACGGCGTCAGCACCGGTCCGACCGGCCACCGCAATGCCGGTCCCGCCGCTGCCCGTGGTCCGGGCCAGGGCCAAGGCCAAGGCCAGGGTCGTCCCTACGGCAAGCCGCGCCCCGCCGGCGCCGGTGCCGGCCAGGGCGCAGGCCAGGGCCGCGGCGGCCAGGGTCAGGGACAAGGCCAGCGCAAGGCGCACCCGTACGGGCATCCGGGCAATGCACCCAGCTTCCCGTCCGACCATGCCAATCCCGGCTTCAGCCCGTACGGCGCGGCACCGCGCTCGGCGCGTCCGGCCGGTCCGCGCGCCGACGGGCAGAAGCGCGGCCCGGGCGGTCCGGGTGGCCCCGGCGGTCGTCCGGGCGGCAATCGCCCCGGCGGCGGGCGTCCGGGTGGCGGCGGCCGTCCCGGCGGCGGCGGCAACCGCGGTCCGCGCGGCGGCGGCTGA
- a CDS encoding TonB-dependent receptor, translated as MHHRSQTAARPARKLLTCALASCLLLSAAPSFAQSTAATIRGQVALDSAPSAQAQVTATNLATGLSRTVQVNNGSYAVGGLPPGSYRIDLTANGQTTSQNVTVQVGQTATLNLGGAAPAATASEGATTLDAVQVTAPPVLVETRTSENATYISNVQIEKLPQATRNFLELADSVPSVQFQRDAKGNTTVRSGATSANGTNVYIDGISQKNYVLTGGVSGQDSSRGNPFPQSAIGEYKVITSNYKAEFDQVSSAAIVASTKSGGNDFHGSFFWDTTNDDWRAESPLEREAGKRDDFSETQYGATFSGPILKDRAHFFVAYEAKEYTTPNTVIPGGIYADRVDQLPGELQPLVTTYSTPFKEDLYFGKIDWTIGDNSLFELSGKYRKEDELSDIGETTTYQHGSTNGQEEKRANLRWQYTGAAFLNDLNLSYESAYWTQDPLTNGSGYVLSYVPQAGNETTILTAGAGSSYQNKGQEGWTLQDDLTLNSMDWHGSHTVKMGFKYKDIELDSTQINPANPQYYYNILTDTDTPYRVRWGDTSGGSVVSKNKQYGIYLQDDWEVNEHLTLNLGVRYDYEKTPSFLDFVTPGDVASALQNWSNLDNANYDISNYISNGHNRKAFKDAWQPRLGFSYDLFGDQAHVIYGGAGRAYDRNIFDYLALEQLNNSFKSYSYYFNSANNACLGDPCVPWNESYATQAGLDGLASGNTGGGGREIYLIDNNIKVPYSDQFSIGMRNMVHLWGNDWYTDVTLSRIVSKDGFVFLRGNRRADGSFFLPGTTSGVPTDSPNGYSAIVLGTNGLETRNNQLALKLDKPYDKESGWGLTVAYTFSDAKENRQYGEHYALDQASMAGYGWREAGGIPKNRLVVTGIYELPYAITLSGKLSLASQTPRYGTNCLAGNDQCYIIQYKPDSTLGYKEFSLAANKEWDTGAGIKFNVRADVINLFNWTNYADYNTDTGTYDDLNTSYGSANGVLASPMRTFKLSFGLNW; from the coding sequence ATGCATCATCGTTCTCAGACCGCGGCTAGGCCTGCGCGCAAGCTTCTCACCTGTGCCCTGGCAAGTTGCCTGCTGCTGAGCGCTGCGCCGTCGTTCGCGCAGAGCACCGCCGCCACGATCCGTGGGCAGGTCGCGCTGGATTCGGCGCCGTCGGCGCAAGCGCAGGTCACCGCGACCAATCTGGCGACCGGTCTGTCGCGTACCGTGCAGGTCAACAACGGCAGCTATGCGGTCGGCGGCCTGCCGCCGGGCTCGTACCGCATCGACCTGACCGCCAATGGCCAGACCACCTCGCAGAACGTCACCGTGCAGGTCGGCCAGACCGCGACGCTGAACCTCGGCGGCGCCGCGCCGGCCGCCACCGCCAGCGAAGGCGCCACCACGCTCGACGCGGTGCAGGTCACTGCGCCGCCGGTGCTGGTGGAGACCCGCACCTCCGAGAACGCCACCTACATCTCCAACGTGCAGATCGAGAAGCTGCCGCAGGCCACGCGCAACTTCCTGGAACTGGCCGATAGCGTGCCGAGCGTGCAGTTCCAGCGCGACGCCAAGGGCAACACCACGGTGCGCTCCGGCGCGACTTCGGCCAACGGCACCAACGTCTACATCGACGGCATCAGCCAGAAGAACTACGTGCTGACCGGCGGCGTCAGCGGCCAGGACTCCAGCCGCGGCAATCCGTTCCCGCAGTCGGCGATCGGCGAGTACAAGGTCATCACCTCCAACTACAAGGCCGAGTTCGACCAGGTCAGCAGCGCGGCGATCGTCGCCTCGACCAAGTCCGGCGGCAACGATTTCCACGGCAGCTTCTTCTGGGATACCACCAACGACGACTGGCGCGCCGAGAGCCCGCTGGAACGCGAGGCCGGCAAGCGCGACGATTTCTCCGAGACCCAGTACGGGGCGACGTTCAGTGGCCCGATCCTGAAGGATCGCGCGCACTTCTTCGTCGCCTACGAGGCCAAGGAATACACCACGCCCAATACGGTGATCCCGGGCGGCATCTATGCCGATCGCGTCGATCAGCTGCCGGGCGAACTGCAGCCGCTGGTCACCACCTACAGCACTCCGTTCAAGGAAGACCTGTATTTCGGCAAGATCGACTGGACCATCGGCGACAACAGCCTGTTCGAACTGAGCGGCAAGTACCGCAAGGAAGACGAACTGTCCGACATCGGCGAGACCACCACCTACCAGCACGGCAGCACCAACGGGCAGGAAGAGAAGCGCGCCAACCTGCGCTGGCAGTACACCGGCGCCGCGTTCCTCAACGATCTGAACCTGAGCTACGAGAGCGCGTACTGGACCCAGGATCCGCTGACCAACGGCAGCGGCTATGTGCTGTCGTACGTGCCGCAGGCCGGCAACGAGACCACCATCCTCACCGCCGGCGCCGGCAGCAGCTACCAGAACAAGGGGCAGGAAGGCTGGACCCTGCAGGACGACCTGACCTTGAACAGCATGGACTGGCACGGCAGCCATACGGTCAAGATGGGCTTCAAGTACAAGGACATCGAGCTGGATTCGACCCAGATCAATCCGGCCAATCCGCAGTACTACTACAACATCCTGACCGACACCGACACGCCGTACCGGGTGCGCTGGGGCGACACCAGCGGCGGTTCGGTGGTGTCCAAGAACAAGCAGTACGGCATCTATCTGCAGGACGACTGGGAAGTCAACGAGCACCTGACGCTCAACCTCGGCGTGCGCTACGACTACGAGAAGACCCCCTCGTTCCTCGACTTCGTCACCCCGGGCGACGTTGCCAGCGCGCTGCAGAACTGGAGCAACCTGGACAACGCCAACTACGACATCTCCAACTACATCAGCAACGGCCATAACCGCAAGGCGTTCAAGGATGCCTGGCAGCCGCGGCTGGGCTTCTCCTACGACCTGTTCGGCGACCAGGCGCACGTGATCTATGGCGGTGCCGGCCGTGCCTACGACCGCAACATCTTCGACTACCTGGCGCTGGAGCAGCTCAACAACAGCTTCAAGTCGTACAGCTACTACTTCAACAGCGCCAACAACGCCTGCCTGGGCGACCCGTGCGTGCCCTGGAACGAGAGCTACGCCACCCAGGCCGGCCTGGACGGGTTGGCGTCGGGCAACACCGGCGGCGGCGGCCGCGAGATCTACCTGATCGACAACAACATCAAGGTGCCGTACTCCGACCAGTTCAGCATCGGCATGCGCAACATGGTGCATCTGTGGGGCAACGACTGGTACACCGACGTGACCCTGAGCCGGATCGTGAGCAAGGACGGCTTCGTGTTCCTGCGCGGCAACCGCCGTGCCGACGGTTCGTTCTTCCTGCCCGGCACCACCTCCGGCGTGCCGACCGATTCGCCCAACGGCTACAGCGCGATCGTGCTGGGCACCAACGGCCTGGAAACGCGCAATAACCAGCTGGCGCTGAAGCTGGACAAGCCGTACGACAAGGAGTCGGGCTGGGGCCTGACCGTGGCCTACACCTTCTCCGACGCCAAGGAAAACCGCCAGTACGGCGAGCACTACGCGCTGGACCAGGCGTCGATGGCCGGCTATGGCTGGCGCGAGGCCGGCGGCATCCCGAAGAACCGCCTGGTGGTGACCGGCATCTACGAGTTGCCGTACGCCATCACCCTGTCCGGCAAGCTGTCGCTGGCCAGCCAGACGCCGCGCTACGGCACCAACTGCCTGGCCGGCAACGACCAGTGCTATATCATCCAGTACAAGCCGGATTCCACGCTGGGCTACAAGGAATTCAGCCTGGCGGCGAACAAGGAATGGGATACCGGCGCGGGCATCAAGTTCAACGTGCGCGCCGACGTCATCAACCTGTTCAACTGGACCAACTACGCCGACTACAACACCGATACCGGGACCTACGACGACCTCAACACGTCGTACGGCTCCGCGAACGGCGTGTTGGCGTCGCCGATGCGTACGTTCAAGCTGTCGTTCGGCCTGAACTGGTGA